Below is a window of Micromonas commoda chromosome 14, complete sequence DNA.
GCCGTCCGGCGCGAGCATCAGGTTATCGAGGTGACGATCGCCAACTCCCAGGATGTAGGTGATCACACAGTACCCCGCACAGCTCTTGACGAACGACATGAGCGACTTGTGCGAGCAACCGTAAGGCCCGTCGGGATCCGGGTTGTTCAGGGCGATGTACCGCGTCAGCGTCTTGTGCTCAGCCAGGATATCGGCAACCGCTTGCGACGGGACAAACTCGATCAGACCGGTGTCGCTGCCGGTGGCCAGCACCCTATACGGGGTGAGCTTGAGGTCCAGGTTCTCACGCCTCAGCAAGCGATCCATTAGTGAGATCATCTGCACGCAAAGCTGATCTTGCCTGAGGTCATCGCCCTTCTTGAAGATCATGTTCGCGCGCCCGTTGCTTGTGGTGCGAAACGCGAGCTTCAGCGGGCTGAGGGCGGATTTGAACACCTTACTCTCTTCCGGCACGATACCGCTCACGTTCGACGTCGGGTCAATTGGCAGGGGTAGAGCTCGGGTGAAGGATGCCAGCTCACTGCAGGACCCGTCGTCAGAGAGAATCGTCCTGAGCCTCTCAACCTTCTTCGGCTGGCCCCTCATTCCGCTCAGCTCGCGCGTAATGGCCGTCAACTGGGCCATGAGCTCGCTCTGTCTCCTGAGACTGTCCCACAATTCTTCACCCTTGGGACCCATAGTCATAcacgcctcctcgaggagctggtgCGTGTGCGATGAGCGCGGGGCAAAGCTGGGATCCTCCCACTCCACCACCAGGTACCAGTGCAAAAAGTTTGCCAGAACTGGGTTCGCAACCGCCCTATTCACCAAGAACCTCGCGAGCTGGCTGTCGTCCTCGCTCTCGTATCTCAGGGCCTGCACCAGTTGCAGCAGGTAACACAGCAACTCGTCGTCTGCGGCGTCTGAGAGGACGGACACAGCGTACTTTCGCACCTCCGAGTCGGTGAATGTCGGAGAGAGAAGCTCCAGGGCAGACGCCGGGTCAATGGGTGCCCACTGATACATGAGCTCGATGGaggccctcgcctcctcgctATCTCCCCAGTCAACGCTCTTGAGAAACTTTGTCAGCGCTCCGGATTCAGTGCGGAGAGAAAACCGAAACTTCCACAGCAAGGCCTTGTGTTCCGCTCCCAAAAgtctcgtcggcggcaaCGCGATGGCTGTTGCCAGGCTCCTCCTCTCCTCGCCGTTCGGTTTCAAATCGTGATCTACCACCCCGCGCGCAACGCTGCGCGTCAGCTTTTGGTGCTTACGCTCCGCGGGATTCTCGAGTCCCAGGTTGACCTCGCTGTCGATCAGCCATATGAGCTGGTCCCACTGCGGTTTGGTGTTGTGCGAGGAGAGCGGCGTCTGCTCGTGAAAGATCACCGGGGCCGAGAAGGTCGGTAGCTCGACGCGAATTTCGAGGTGCCCGCTCGCGAACTGCGCCGCCCGCTGTGCCTTCTGGATCTCATCTATACGCCGGAACGTCAGCTTGTCCAGCCAATCGAGCTCCGGCATCTCGCCCTGCTCGTAGCTCTTCAGGCGCGCCTCGATTTTGCCCATATCCCCCAAACTCTGGGACGACGGCTTCATCGAAGCCGCCTCTTTCGCGATCACCCCCCCGTGCGTGCGCTCTAGGAACATGCGCTGATTTCCTCTCCGGAGCGAGGATTTCTCGTCGAACAAGCGGAAGGCCGCCCTTCCGATGACCTCCCGTCGAAGGatgtccctcgcgtcgtggaCCATGATTTCGAGCCACGCTTCGGCGGACAGATCTCGATACTTCAGAGGGAAGAAGAGCGTCTCGGACCAGTCCACCGAGCCTTCCTGGTACAGCGCAGCGGTAGTACTGATGGCTGTCGTCAGAGGTTGGTTCTCCGAGAAGAGCTGGAAGCTGACGCTCAGCTCGGTCCGCCCATCCCTTGTCAGGTGGCTCGCGGGCAGTCGTCCGTACAGCCCACCGACCTTCAGCCTCACGTCGAGGTCCACATCGCTGCTCAGAAACACCCCGACGGAGGTTGGCTCCGCCATGTGGGCAGCGAGAGCGTCGCTCGCTTCTCCTCTTACAGGTCACCCTCCAGCCCCGGTCCTCGTTGTGGTTCAACGCAGGACCGAGAATTTCGGGGATACCTTGTATCCAAAAAATGAGTCGTTAGGCCTCAAGTAACAACACGAGAGAAGCCCAGAGCTCCACAATGGTGAGGCGCGAAGGacgaggccggcgccgatgcagGCGACATGAAGATGGTCGCGATACCCCATAGGAAGGAAGATGGAGTGACTTTGTGCCGACAGGCTAGGCAGAGGTTCGCAACAGAGTAGTGCAGGTTGTAGCCATGGCGGGGCACGCCAAAAACGTGGAGGAGGAATGGACCAGGAGCATAGACCATCTGCGGGACATGGCGCATCAGAACGAGGAAAGCCTCATGAGGAATAAGAGGTTGACTTCCGTGCTGAGCGTCCCTAACCGGGAATTGATCGATGGAATCGAGCATGTCGTGCCCGCCCTCGATGAGCGCAGAGCCTCGTGGGCGAAGGATCAGGAGTTCCAGCGCCgactcctcgacgagcgttTCTGCCGGATAGACCAAAGCCGCGAGGACGTGGTGCACTTCCAGGATATCGGGATGAATTcgacggaggacgaggagcaTGAAAGGcgcgtggcgtcggcggcggcagccagAATGCTGAAGAGGCGGGGCAAGGGCAACAAGGCGCCCAAGGTGCTGGgagtcctcgagctcctgcgcgTGAAAACAGGCGGTGCCGTCTCAACCTTGGTGtcagccccgccgccggacctCCTGCAGCACAAGAAGAAGCCCAAGCTCCATGACGGTAAGGCGGCTGAGGCACTCACGCGCCTGAAGCAGCGTCGCAACGAGGAGTTCATCGAGGCTAAGGTTCGTCGCGAGagggaggctgcggaggcgctcgtgcgtaaggaggaagaggagcgGCTATTgcacgaggaggaggaggccaggAGGAACAACACTGTTAAATCAAGAGCCGCCCGGGCCGCTGCCGCGATGGCTAAGATGCGAAAGGTCGGGAGGGAGGTTGCCATGGGAAGGAAGGTGGCGACGGCTGTGCAGGATAACTCggcggaggccatcgcggcgagggaggctgagcgcgcgCAGCAGGAGGCATCTGAgcagctcatcgccgcggccgaggcgctggaggcggaggagaacgAAGCATCGCGACAAGGCAGAGAGATGGGTGATTTACGCGAGAAGATTTCGCGCGCGCAAGCAGAGGCGGATGAGGCCACACGGCTGGCGGTTCGCGCAGAGGAGATCATCGCCGACCTCATCGAGGATGGTCAGGAGGACGCTGCAGAGATGGCATCCCAAACTGTCGAggcttggcgagctcgatcTATCGCTCTCAAATCCGAAGTGGATGTCTTGCATGATGAGTATAAAGCGCTCGAGGAACGATACGGGTTGGCGGAGGGTCGAAGGGCCCAGGCAGAGGCGCAGCTTGAATCTCGGAACCATCTCCTGAACGTGCTGAAAGGCGAGGTACTAACAAAAGATTCAGAGGCTGACGTCGCAAGGGCAGCACGGGCGAAGGTCATGGAGCACATCGCGAACGAAGTCATCGCACACATTTacagcgccgaggcgaacagCGACCGGCAGGCCGTCACCGAAATAGTCGGAGCAGCAGCGGAACTCGGCATGATGTCGGACGCGGCTGAAACTTTCGTCTCTCGCATTGCTGCAGCTGTGGCGCGAGCTTCAGACACGGTTgcagcctccctcgcggccgcccaCGCCTCCAACAAGGCTATAACAGCTGAGATTAGCGATCGTGCTAATTTAGACACGGCGCAAAAGCATGCGAATGATGCTCGGGATCGTCTTTGCTCCGCTCTAACTGAGATGTTCGCCGCCTCATCAGTTTCTGGGTGCGAGGCGACGCTTGCTCATGACGCATCTGCAAGCTCTGCAAAACGCCTCACCGCCGTCGTTGGGGGACCGATTATGTCTTCTACGTTCGTTCCGGGGAAGACTAAGGTGTGCAAGGTCAACGGTGGGTTCAATCTAATCGGTGCAAGGGTGCCTGCGTCAGAGGATCGAGAGAATCCGCCCAATGATTTGATGAACCTGCTCACATCGGCGTTGCCGCTGGCTCCTCGGCAAGGCGAATATAATATCGAGAAACTTGTCGCCGAGCGATCAAAGACAGCAAAGGGAGATGCAGAACCCACGAGACAGGTGATGCAAGCGTCAACACTCGAAAAGAGGACCAAGAAGTTGGCAGCTGTCGCCAAAAAGCTGGGTCTCGTCTCTGAAATGACGAGCGATGCCAACCCGGCATTCGTGACATCAGTTTTCAAGCCTCCTGGTTCTCAGTCGGCGCAACCTGAGCCGATCTTGAAATCTAGTGCCGACAGCACACCCAAGGTGGCCGGCAAAAAGACCGCTGTTACCAAGCTCGAACCAACTGTTCGTGTGCGCTTGGCTGTGGAACGCTTCAATCGGGCGTACTTCGGCGCGTCTCGAGCAGAGGAGGCGGTTCGCACCGCACTGGACAATCTCGTGTCTGCGTGTGAAACGGCACACACAAAAAGGCGAGACGCGGACACGTTCGCGACGAGTGCTGAATTGTTTGAGATTCGCAGAGTCATGGTGGAAAGGGTATTTTCCGTCGGTGTTCGCCACATGGCTGATGCGAAGCCTAAAATCACGCGGTTGCAGCTGACATCAGTCGACCCAAGGGAAGCCTCGCTGGCTCTTCTAGAGGCTAGCTTCTCTGCCTATGAAGCCGTGGCCGCTGAAGCCGAAGCTGTCGTCAATGGATACCGAAACAAAGTGAAGGCTGCGACCACAGCACTGTCGGACGCAGAGAAGGGCGTCGCTGCAGCTCTGGACAATTTGAGCGAGGCTGAAAATGCGGAGCGCATCACAAAGGATGAACACGTCGCTGCGAAAGACAGAAGAGCTTTGGGAGAAAAACGACTCAAAAATCTCTTGCAGGTGATGAAAGAAGACAAGGGTATCATCTGGAAGGCTGAAATCACAGCATCAAAGGTCGACGCTGCGAGAGAAGCGGTCGAGGCGCTTCGAGAAGTCGAGTTATCTGCGAGTCTGGCATCCAAGGAGGCGACCAAAAAAGTTGACGAAGCTCGCCAGGCAATACCTGAGGCTGAAGCTTTCGTTGCACCTGCTGTTGTTGCGCGCGAGCATGCGCACAGACTCCTCTCATCTGTGGAAGAGGAGAGAGATGATATTCGGCGGCTGGTTTCCGCAGCTCAGACTGCACTGAAGCTTGATGCCGAAGGTGAACGTCTTGCAATCATCGCAaaagacgccgccgcggaagccgccgtcgcaggTGAAAGCGACGCAGACATCCATCGTCTGGCCGTCGAGGCCGCGACAGCAGCATCCAAATCTATATTTGAAGCAGCTCAGGAGTGTGCCGTTAAGGCTGCAGaggccgcgaccgccgcaAACGCTGCCATAGCCGCCGCAGATGCTGAGGTTGTATCATGCAAGGCTGCGGTggaggctcgcgaggcggATCTTGCCCTGGCAAAATACGAGATGACACGCGCGCAAGACGACGAACGTAGAAACCTGGCCgctgagcgcgaggcgaagaTTGCGGAACCAATCGCAAATCAGACAAAATCATCGCCAGAGAAGCCGAAGCGACAGGTCAAAAACCCACGAGCACTCGCCAGGTTCAGGTTGGCTGTTAGGCTCGTGATTGCTTCCATCGCTTTTGTCACACCGGCTCAACGGGCAGCGGCAGAGGTTGCAGA
It encodes the following:
- a CDS encoding predicted protein (putative, VPS34-like PI-3-kinase); protein product: MAEPTSVGVFLSSDVDLDVRLKVGGLYGRLPASHLTRDGRTELSVSFQLFSENQPLTTAISTTAALYQEGSVDWSETLFFPLKYRDLSAEAWLEIMVHDARDILRREVIGRAAFRLFDEKSSLRRGNQRMFLERTHGGVIAKEAASMKPSSQSLGDMGKIEARLKSYEQGEMPELDWLDKLTFRRIDEIQKAQRAAQFASGHLEIRVELPTFSAPVIFHEQTPLSSHNTKPQWDQLIWLIDSEVNLGLENPAERKHQKLTRSVARGVVDHDLKPNGEERRSLATAIALPPTRLLGAEHKALLWKFRFSLRTESGALTKFLKSVDWGDSEEARASIELMYQWAPIDPASALELLSPTFTDSEVRKYAVSVLSDAADDELLCYLLQLVQALRYESEDDSQLARFLVNRAVANPVLANFLHWYLVVEWEDPSFAPRSSHTHQLLEEACMTMGPKGEELWDSLRRQSELMAQLTAITRELSGMRGQPKKVERLRTILSDDGSCSELASFTRALPLPIDPTSNVSGIVPEESKVFKSALSPLKLAFRTTSNGRANMIFKKGDDLRQDQLCVQMISLMDRLLRRENLDLKLTPYRVLATGSDTGLIEFVPSQAVADILAEHKTLTRYIALNNPDPDGPYGCSHKSLMSFVKSCAGYCVITYILGVGDRHLDNLMLAPDGRMFHIDFGFIMGRDPKIFPPPMKLCKEMVEAMGGTESEYFGKFKTYCCEAYNILRKSVVLILNLFSLMADANIPDISQDCEKALLKLESKFALDLDDEAAMQHFQVLINESTNALFPQIFETTHRWAQYWR
- a CDS encoding predicted protein, with amino-acid sequence MAGHAKNVEEEWTRSIDHLRDMAHQNEESLMRNKRLTSVLSVPNRELIDGIEHVVPALDERRASWAKDQEFQRRLLDERFCRIDQSREDVVHFQDIGMNSTEDEEHERRVASAAAARMLKRRGKGNKAPKVLGVLELLRVKTGGAVSTLVSAPPPDLLQHKKKPKLHDGKAAEALTRLKQRRNEEFIEAKVRREREAAEALVRKEEEERLLHEEEEARRNNTVKSRAARAAAAMAKMRKVGREVAMGRKVATAVQDNSAEAIAAREAERAQQEASEQLIAAAEALEAEENEASRQGREMGDLREKISRAQAEADEATRLAVRAEEIIADLIEDGQEDAAEMASQTVEAWRARSIALKSEVDVLHDEYKALEERYGLAEGRRAQAEAQLESRNHLLNVLKGEVLTKDSEADVARAARAKVMEHIANEVIAHIYSAEANSDRQAVTEIVGAAAELGMMSDAAETFVSRIAAAVARASDTVAASLAAAHASNKAITAEISDRANLDTAQKHANDARDRLCSALTEMFAASSVSGCEATLAHDASASSAKRLTAVVGGPIMSSTFVPGKTKVCKVNGGFNLIGARVPASEDRENPPNDLMNLLTSALPLAPRQGEYNIEKLVAERSKTAKGDAEPTRQVMQASTLEKRTKKLAAVAKKLGLVSEMTSDANPAFVTSVFKPPGSQSAQPEPILKSSADSTPKVAGKKTAVTKLEPTVRVRLAVERFNRAYFGASRAEEAVRTALDNLVSACETAHTKRRDADTFATSAELFEIRRVMVERVFSVGVRHMADAKPKITRLQLTSVDPREASLALLEASFSAYEAVAAEAEAVVNGYRNKVKAATTALSDAEKGVAAALDNLSEAENAERITKDEHVAAKDRRALGEKRLKNLLQVMKEDKGIIWKAEITASKVDAAREAVEALREVELSASLASKEATKKVDEARQAIPEAEAFVAPAVVAREHAHRLLSSVEEERDDIRRLVSAAQTALKLDAEGERLAIIAKDAAAEAAVAGESDADIHRLAVEAATAASKSIFEAAQECAVKAAEAATAANAAIAAADAEVVSCKAAVEAREADLALAKYEMTRAQDDERRNLAAEREAKIAEPIANQTKSSPEKPKRQVKNPRALARFRLAVRLVIASIAFVTPAQRAAAEVAELRRRIVEAERALETAIEDAEYARRKAKIAERHCEDARRAAAALRERADAILERESRDKKRASKATFAREVNDVKSLDNAILTEKRAEEAVQRATDTLDAARDAVAAAKSSVEQTSQAVQDAESTLESATSDLSEKKDAGTLAEAEARLTESKTTAEKLRAEGPGLEAAVAAADEAEMNALELRNELRRLHEDHERRVKRATGTLRAAREMSESSTHRYSAELKRLHDAGRALKSAKKQLAEATKLRVKAEETSAKEAEKRRRMAELDGKARQRKRDKTVTVDLSVVNATTSQDVDKSRQIKQPDLTELDVEVIHRMFEEADASEAEGMQERHRNDEAAMKHRHSKETFILADWHRRGGGAAPRHKVKHEPGKMVNTLMLGFKQDVFRGGSVATRFEGGNSFGPPTDHAMDKVLKQQMISRGDWLPEMDDPDKPQGVAANELARRHAAEVKEGQVRRREEERRHKASREARKEAFILEASEERKREKLEAVKALLGRQ